A stretch of Prunus dulcis chromosome 6, ALMONDv2, whole genome shotgun sequence DNA encodes these proteins:
- the LOC117631716 gene encoding protein NODULATION SIGNALING PATHWAY 2-like translates to MMQSELLPPFWPYQNVINSPLDQFEYNDVNVGSSDFSSPFMASDEFSETSSFPFATMFSGDFELADCDHLLQVTSSVEEFPMDFGGFEPNYLIGGIEGMYACLERSEGSTLPSQQFSIEGNDVWSPNSLMTSEASSMDVTSIQQSLTLPREEMEIDNELSIRHLLKAYGEAMEMRQRELEEVILRCLSEKVNPLGQSLERLAFNLCQEVDDQQGDYLKQESCKNFEAALNLFYQSIPDGRFAHYAANTAILEAIPEDAETVHIVDFDMGEGVQLSQLIEAVAQRHKTLKVTAIKWDVEETEDGAPPQWRFEETKRQLQHHARSFGLNLKVEEIAIKDLVSEVKKANKRGGGREFLAFNCMVGLPHMRRRRSRGLILEFLRLAKDLLASSANYKTSNRGIITFGDGDACAKLGNGSSFSSFFDGYLAHYQALLESIESNFPSHLAEARMVIELMFVAPYVSSQALFQKWNEVREECHLQPWFGLEGKRLSRESLMEAKEMVGESSYGVRIGQNGNEMDLEWEGTPLVRVSTWTTQS, encoded by the coding sequence ATGATGCAATCTGAGCTTCTTCCGCCCTTCTGGCCATACCAAAATGTAATCAACTCACCTTTGGACCAATTTGAATACAACGACGTCAACGTGGGAAGCTCTGACTTCTCTTCTCCGTTCATGGCCTCCGATGAATTTTCCGAAACTTCTTCATTTCCCTTTGCAACCATGTTCTCTGGTGACTTTGAACTTGCAGATTGTGATCATCTCCTGCAAGTCACATCATCAGTGGAGGAATTTCCAATGGACTTCGGAGGGTTTGAGCCTAATTATTTGATTGGTGGTATAGAAGGCATGTATGCCTGTTTGGAAAGGAGTGAGGGGAGCACCCTTCCATCACAGCAATTTTCTATTGAAGGAAATGATGTGTGGAGCCCTAACTCATTAATGACATCTGAAGCATCATCTATGGATGTGACCTCTATCCAACAATCACTGACCCTGCCTCGGGAAGAGATGGAAATCGATAACGAATTGAGTATTCGTCATCTGCTCAAGGCGTACGGCGAAGCCATGGAGATGAGACAGAGGGAGCTGGAGGAGGTAATCCTGAGATGCCTTAGTGAGAAAGTCAACCCACTTGGTCAATCTTTGGAGCGCCTTGCATTCAACTTATGCCAAGAAGTTGATGATCAGCAAGGCGATTATCTGAAACAAGAATCCTGCAAGAATTTCGAGGCTGCATTGAACCTGTTCTACCAAAGCATCCCCGATGGGAGGTTTGCGCACTATGCAGCAAACACAGCGATCCTCGAGGCTATCCCGGAGGATGCAGAGACAGTTCACATAGTGGACTTTGACATGGGAGAAGGGGTTCAATTGTCTCAGCTGATTGAGGCCGTGGCACAGAGACACAAAACTCTAAAAGTCACAGCAATTAAATGGGATGTGGAAGAGACTGAAGACGGTGCTCCTCCACAGTGGAGATTTGAGGAGACAAAAAGGCAACTGCAGCATCATGCAAGATCTTTTGGCCTAAACTTGAAAGTGGAGGAGATAGCAATTAAGGATTTGGTGAGTGAAGTAAAGAAAGCAAACAAGAGGGGTGGAGGCAGAGAATTTCTAGCATTCAACTGTATGGTGGGGCTGCCCCAcatgaggagaagaagaagcagagggCTTATCTTGGAGTTTCTACGGCTAGCCAAGGATTTGTTAGCCAGTTCTGCCAACTACAAGACTAGTAACAGAGGGATTATAACTTTTGGTGATGGAGATGCTTGTGCAAAACTTGGGAACGGTTCGAGTTTCAGTTCATTCTTTGATGGGTATCTGGCTCATTACCAAGCCTTGTTAGAGTCTATCGAGTCGAATTTCCCGAGTCATCTAGCAGAAGCAAGAATGGTGATAGAGCTGATGTTTGTGGCACCTTATGTCTCTTCTCAGGCTTTGTTCCAGAAGTGGAACGAAGTAAGAGAAGAGTGCCATCTTCAACCGTGGTTTGGGCTGGAGGGTAAGAGACTGAGCAGAGAAAGTCTGATGGAAGCCAAAGAAATGGTGGGAGAAAGCTCATATGGAGTAAGAATTGGACAGAACGGAAATGAAATGGACTTGGAATGGGAAGGAACTCCTTTGGTTAGAGTGTCAACCTGGACAACCCAAAGCTAG
- the LOC117629764 gene encoding ubiquitin-activating enzyme E1 1-like, with amino-acid sequence MLPRKREVGGEVVVKEEGEPNYSTESPIKKLRAAANTDDSKSNDYKNNTTIDNSNNSSKDVKVPIMALGNGNSNDIDEDLHSRQLAVYGRETMRRLFASNILVSGLQGLGAEIAKNLVLAGVKSVTLHDDGVVELWDLSSNFFFSEADIGKNRALACVQKLQELNNAVVISTLTTELTKEQLSDFQAVVFTDISLEKAIEFNDYCHNHQPPISFIKSEVRGLFGSVFCDFGPEFTVLDVDGEDPHTGIIASISNDNPALIACVDDERLEFQDGDLVVFTEVHGMTELNDGKPRKIKNARPYSFTIEEDTTNFAAYEKGGIVTQVKQPKVLNFKPLREALKDPGDFLLIDFSKFDRPPLLHLAFQALDKFISELGRFPVSGSDDDAKKLISLVTNINDSLADGRLEEIDHKILRHFAFGARAVLSPMAAMFGGIVGQEVVKACSAKFHPLFQFFYFDSVESLPSETLDPSDLKPLNSRYDAQISVFGAKLQKKLEDSKMFTVGSGALGCEFLKNLALMGVSCGKEGKLTITDDDVIEKSNLSRQFLFRDWNIGQAKSTVAASAAALINGRLNIEALQNRASPDTENVFDDTFWENLDVVINALDNVNARLYIDQRCLYFQKPLLESGTLGAKCNTQMVVPHLTENYGASRDPPEKQAPMCTVHSFPHNIDHCLTWARSEFEGLLEKVPAEVNAYLTNPAEYTTAMMNAGDAQARNNLESVIECLDKERCETFQDCISWARLKFEDYFVNRVKQLTYTFPEDAKTSSGTPFWSAPKRFPRPLQFSVDDLSHLQFIMGASILRAETFNIPIPDWVKSHTKFADAVNKVIVPDFQPKKDVKIVTDEKATNVLPASIDDAVVINELIVKLEKCKEQLPPAFKMNPIQFEKDDDTNYHMDVIAGFANMRARNYGIPEVDKLKAKFIAGRIIPAIATSTALATGLVCLELYKVLDGGHKLEDYRNTFANLALPLFSMAEPVPPKVIKHQGMSWTVWDRWIIKDSPTLEQLLQWLKEKGLNAYSISYGSCLLYNSMFPRHRDRMDKKMVDLATGVAKAELPPYRKHFDVVVACEDEEDNDIDIPQISIYFK; translated from the exons ATGCTTCCTAGAAAGAGAGAAGTGGGCGGAGAGGTTGTAGTAAAAGAAGAAGGGGAACCAAACTACTCCACCGAATCTCCGATCAAGAAGCTTCGCGCGGCTGCAAACACAGACGATTCTAAGAGCAACGACTACAAAAACAATACCACCATTGACAACAGCAACAACAGTAGCAAGGACGTCAAAGTGCCGATCATGGCATTGGGCAATGGGAACTCGAATGACATCGATGAGGATCTCCACAGCCGACAGCTCGCCGTGTACGGCCGGGAAACTATGCGCAGGCTCTTTGCCTCCAACATTCTCGTCTCTGGGCTGCAGGGACTTGGCGCTGAGATTG CAAAGAACCTTGTTCTTGCCGGTGTCAAGTCTGTGACCTTGCATGATGATGGAGTTGTTGAGCTGTGGGACTTGTCAAGCAACTTCTTTTTCTCCGAGGCTGATATTGGAAAGAATCGGGCCCTCGCTTGTGTCCAAAAATTACAAGAATTAAATAATGCTGTGGTCATTTCGACTTTAACGACTGAACTGACCAAAGAGCAACTTTCTGATTTCCAG GCTGTAGTTTTCACTGATATCAGCTTAGAGAAAGCAATTGAATTCAATGATTACTGCCATAATCATCAACCTCCCATCTCTTTTATAAAATCAGAAGTACGGGGCCTTTTTGGCAGTGTGTTTTGTGACTTTGGCCCTGAGTTCACTGTTCTTGATGTTGACGGTGAGGATCCACATACAGGCATTATCGCATCAATTAGCAACGACAACCCTGCTCTCATAGCATGTGTTGATGATGAGAGGCTTGAGTTCCAGGATGGTGATTTGGTTGTGTTCACTGAAGTCCATGGAATGACTGAGTTGAATGATGGAAAGCCGAGGAAGATTAAGAATGCAAGACCCTACTCATTCACAATTGAAGAGGACACTACAAATTTTGCAGCATACGAGAAGGGTGGTATAGTCACACAGGTGAAGCAACCCAAGGTTTTGAACTTTAAGCCTCTGCGGGAAGCACTCAAGGACCCTGGTGATTTCCTTCTGATTGACTTCTCCAAGTTTGATCGTCCACCTCTCCTACACTTGGCATTTCAGGCACTAGATAAGTTCATATCAGAGTTGGGGCGCTTCCCTGTATCTGGATCAGATGATGATGCTAAAAAGTTAATATCATTGGTAACTAACATCAATGATAGCTTAGCGGATGGGAGGCTTGAAGAGATTGACCACAAGATTCTTCGTCATTTTGCATTTGGTGCTAGGGCTGTGCTGAGTCCAATGGCTGCAATGTTTGGTGGTATTGTTGGACAGGAAGTTGTGAAGGCCTGTTCTGCGAAGTTTCATCCTCTTTTCCAG TTTTTCTACTTCGATTCAGTTGAGTCCCTTCCGTCGGAAACCTTGGATCCTAGTGATTTGAAGCCTTTAAACAGCCGTTATGATGCACAAATTTCAGTATTTGGAGCCAAGCTTCAGAAAAAGCTGGAGGATTCAAAAATGTTTACTGTCGGATCGGGTGCACTAGGATGTGAGTTTTTGAAGAATTTAGCATTAATGGGTGTCTCTTGTGGAAAAGAAGGGAAGTTAACGATTACGGATGATGATGTCATTGAGAAGAGTAACCTTAGTAGGCAATTTCTCTTCCGAGATTGGAACATTGGGCAGGCTAAATCAACAGTAGCTGCCTCTGCTGCTGCATTGATTAATGGTCGTTTGAACATTGAAGCTCTGCAGAATCGTGCAAGCCCCGATACTGAAAATGTGTTTGATGATACTTTTTGGGAGAATTTGGATGTTGTTATCAATGCTCTAGATAATGTGAATGCAAGGCTTTACATCGACCAAAGATGCTTGTATTTCCAGAAGCCACTTTTGGAATCAGGAACACTAGGTGCCAAGTGCAACACGCAGATGGTCGTTCCTCACCTGACTGAAAATTATGGAGCTTCACGGGACCCTCCTGAAAAACAAGCACCCATGTGCACAGTTCATTCATTCCCTCACAACATTGACCACTGTTTGACATGGGCTCGATCTGAGTTTGAGGGTTTACTTGAGAAGGTGCCAGCTGAAGTAAATGCCTATCTGACCAATCCTGCTGAATACACTACTGCGATGATGAATGCTGGTGATGCTCAGGCCAGGAACAACTTGGAAAGTGTCATTGAATGCCTGGACAAGGAGAGATGTGAGACATTCCAAGATTGCATAAGCTGGGCCCGTCTAAA GTTCGAGGACTACTTTGTTAACCGTGTGAAGCAGTTAACATATACTTTTCCTGAGGATGCTAAAACCAGTAGTGGGACCCCATTTTGGTCTGCCCCCAAGCGTTTTCCTCGTCCACTGCAGTTCTCCGTTGATGATCTCAGCCACCTTCAATTTATAATGGGAGCATCTATACTACGAGCAGAGACATTTAACATTCCAATTCCTGACTGGGTCAAGTCTCATACAAAGTTTGCTGATGCTGTTAACAAAGTGATAGTACCCGATTTTCAGCCCAAAAAAGATGTGAAGATTGTGACAGATGAGAAAGCTACAAACGTTTTACCGGCATCAATTGATGATGCTGTGGTCATCAATGAGTTAATTGTGAAGTTAGAAAAATGCAAGGAGCAGCTGCCACCTGCCTTCAAGATGAACCCCATTCAGTTTGAGAAG GATGATGACACAAACTATCACATGGACGTAATAGCTGGATTTGCAAATATGAGGGCCAGGAACTATGGCATCCCTGAAGTCGACAAGCTGAAGGCCAAATTCATTGCAGGGAGAATCATTCCTGCAATTGCAACATCTACTGCTCTGGCAACTGGCCTTGTCTGCTTGGAGCTGTACAAGGTTCTGGATGGAGGGCACAAGTTGGAGGACTACCGAAACACCTTTGCCAATCTAGCCCTTCCTCTGTTCTCAATGGCTGAACCAGTACCTCCTAAAGTCATCAAGCACCAAGGTATGAGCTGGACAGTATGGGATAGATGGATTATAAAGGACAGCCCAACTTTAGAACAGCTCCTTCAGTGGCTCAAAGAAAAGGGCTTGAATGCGTACAGTATCTCTTATGGGAGCTGCCTACTCTATAACAGCATGTTCCCTAGGCATAGGGACCGCATGGACAAGAAAATGGTGGATTTGGCTACCGGTGTGGCTAAGGCAGAGCTGCCTCCATATCGGAAGCACTTTGATGTGGTAGTGGCGtgtgaagatgaagaagataatGATATCGATATCCCGCAGATCTCCATTTACTTCAAGTAG